Proteins from one Salinispora arenicola genomic window:
- the bioB gene encoding biotin synthase BioB: MPEILDQARTQVLENGVGLDEAGALAVLNLPDEHLPAALQLAHEVRMRWCGPEVEVEGIVSLKTGGCPEDCHFCSQSGLFTSPVRAVWLDIPSLVEAAKQTAKTGATEFCIVAAVRGPDDRLMRQLREGVAAIRAEVDIHVAASVGMLTQEQVDELVEMGVHRYNHNLETCRSYFPNVVTTHSWEERWETLRMVRASGMEVCCGGILGLGETVEQRAEFAAQLAELDPHEVPLNFLNPRPGTPLGDRPVVEGKDALRAIAAFRLAMPRTILRYAGGREITLGDLGTRSGLLGGINAVIVGNYLTTLGRPATTDLELLDDLKMPVKALSATL, encoded by the coding sequence ATGCCAGAGATCCTCGACCAGGCCCGCACCCAGGTACTGGAGAACGGCGTCGGCCTCGACGAGGCCGGTGCCCTCGCCGTGCTCAACCTGCCCGACGAGCACCTGCCCGCCGCTCTCCAACTCGCGCACGAGGTACGGATGCGCTGGTGCGGGCCGGAGGTCGAGGTCGAGGGGATCGTCTCGCTGAAGACCGGCGGCTGCCCGGAGGACTGTCACTTCTGCTCGCAGTCCGGCCTGTTCACCTCGCCGGTGCGCGCGGTGTGGCTGGACATCCCGTCGCTGGTGGAGGCGGCGAAGCAGACCGCCAAGACCGGCGCGACCGAGTTCTGCATCGTGGCCGCCGTGCGCGGCCCGGACGACCGGCTGATGCGGCAACTGCGGGAGGGAGTCGCCGCGATCCGCGCCGAGGTCGACATCCACGTGGCGGCCTCGGTCGGCATGCTCACCCAGGAGCAGGTCGACGAGTTGGTCGAGATGGGCGTACACCGCTACAACCACAACCTGGAGACCTGCCGCTCGTACTTCCCGAACGTGGTCACCACCCACTCCTGGGAGGAACGCTGGGAGACGCTGCGGATGGTCCGCGCGTCCGGCATGGAGGTTTGCTGCGGTGGCATCCTCGGGCTGGGGGAGACCGTCGAGCAGCGCGCCGAGTTCGCCGCCCAGCTCGCCGAGCTGGACCCGCACGAGGTCCCGCTGAACTTCCTCAACCCCCGGCCCGGCACCCCGCTCGGTGACCGTCCGGTGGTGGAGGGCAAGGACGCGCTGCGTGCCATCGCCGCGTTCCGGCTCGCCATGCCACGCACGATCCTCCGGTACGCCGGTGGCCGCGAGATCACCCTGGGCGACCTGGGTACCCGTAGCGGCCTGCTCGGCGGCATCAACGCGGTGATCGTCGGCAACTACCTGACCACGCTGGGCCGTCCGGCCACGACGGACCTGGAACTTCTGGACGACCTGAAGATGCCGGTCAAGGCACTCTCCGCGACGTTGTGA
- a CDS encoding aldehyde dehydrogenase family protein, translating into MALRLADGTASSDVLDRAVAAAPEAFAAPIDGVHTLHNLIEGDWRAVGVPAAVRTPIDNTILVRLPRLDAATAHAAVVHAATEHREWAGTPLADRKARVTAALDALTAHRDLLALLLVWEIGKPWRLAGADVDRALDGVRWYVDEIDRMLADGREPLPGPVSNIASWNYPMSVLVHAELVQLLAGNAVIAKTPSQGGAVCLTVAHALMRRAGLPATLVSGSGEELSEVLVRAPEVGAVAFVGGRSNGGKVAAALLDTDKRHFIEQEGLNAWGIWNFSRWDQLAGHLKKGFEYGKQRCTAYPRFVVQRNLVDQFLDVYLPVVRSVRFGHPLAVEHDRAASDPLPELDFGPLISAAKAEELRRKVDEAVRGGAVPLYRGRLDGAPFLDGQDTSAYVAPSVLLAPPGRSRLMHAEPFGPVDTIVVVDTTDELLAAMNASNGSLVASLACDDEEEAAKLAVDVQAFKVGINKPRSRGDRQEPFGGRGASWKGAFVGGDLLVQAVTVGGADDRLYGNFPDWTALPPNV; encoded by the coding sequence ATGGCTCTACGACTCGCAGATGGGACCGCCAGCTCCGACGTCCTCGACCGCGCGGTGGCCGCCGCCCCCGAAGCCTTCGCCGCCCCGATCGACGGCGTCCACACGCTCCACAACCTGATCGAGGGTGACTGGCGAGCGGTGGGCGTACCAGCCGCGGTACGCACCCCCATCGACAACACCATCCTGGTCCGCCTCCCTCGGCTGGACGCGGCGACCGCTCACGCCGCCGTCGTGCACGCCGCGACCGAGCACCGGGAGTGGGCCGGCACTCCCCTGGCCGACCGAAAGGCACGGGTCACCGCCGCCCTGGACGCTCTGACCGCCCACCGCGATCTCCTTGCCCTGCTCCTCGTCTGGGAGATCGGCAAGCCGTGGCGGCTCGCCGGCGCCGACGTCGACCGGGCGCTCGACGGCGTCCGGTGGTACGTCGACGAGATCGACCGGATGCTCGCCGACGGCCGGGAACCGCTTCCCGGACCGGTGAGCAACATCGCCTCCTGGAACTACCCGATGAGCGTCCTGGTCCACGCCGAGTTGGTGCAACTACTCGCGGGGAACGCGGTCATCGCCAAGACCCCGTCGCAGGGTGGCGCGGTCTGCCTCACCGTCGCGCACGCGTTGATGCGCCGCGCCGGCCTGCCCGCCACGCTGGTCTCCGGCAGCGGTGAGGAACTGTCCGAGGTGTTGGTCCGTGCCCCGGAAGTCGGCGCGGTGGCGTTCGTCGGCGGGCGCTCCAACGGCGGGAAGGTGGCGGCAGCGCTACTGGACACCGACAAGCGGCACTTCATCGAGCAGGAGGGGCTCAACGCCTGGGGAATCTGGAACTTCTCCCGGTGGGATCAGCTCGCCGGGCACCTGAAGAAGGGCTTCGAGTACGGCAAGCAACGCTGCACCGCCTATCCGCGCTTCGTCGTGCAGCGGAACCTGGTCGACCAGTTCCTCGACGTGTACCTGCCGGTCGTGCGTTCCGTCCGGTTCGGACACCCGCTTGCGGTCGAACACGACCGGGCCGCCAGCGACCCGCTCCCCGAGTTGGACTTCGGCCCCCTGATCAGCGCCGCCAAGGCCGAGGAGCTGCGCCGCAAGGTCGACGAGGCGGTCCGTGGCGGTGCGGTCCCGCTGTATCGGGGCCGGCTCGACGGGGCGCCGTTCCTCGACGGGCAGGACACCTCCGCCTACGTGGCACCGTCGGTGCTGCTCGCTCCGCCCGGTCGATCCCGCCTGATGCACGCCGAGCCGTTCGGGCCGGTGGACACGATCGTGGTGGTGGATACCACCGACGAGCTGCTCGCCGCGATGAACGCCTCCAACGGCTCGCTGGTCGCCTCGCTCGCCTGCGACGACGAGGAGGAGGCGGCAAAACTCGCCGTTGACGTGCAGGCGTTCAAGGTCGGCATCAACAAGCCCCGCTCCCGGGGCGACCGTCAGGAGCCGTTCGGTGGTCGTGGCGCCTCCTGGAAGGGGGCCTTCGTCGGCGGTGACCTGCTGGTGCAGGCGGTGACCGTGGGCGGAGCCGACGATCGCCTCTACGGCAACTTCCCGGACTGGACGGCGCTGCCGCCGAACGTCTGA
- a CDS encoding class I SAM-dependent methyltransferase, with translation MSELATAFVRLHARLAPVAFVPEVRLHQADDAVGLWELTEGEFRSDQPPPFWAFAWAGGQALARYVTDHPGLVAGRRVLDLAAGSGLVAIAAARAGATAVRAVEVDPLAVAAVAVNAEANGVHLDTELADILDSDAGDAEVVLAGDVFYSAAMARRMLRFLLTAARAGATVLVGDPDRAFLPRDRFDELAGYEVPVPETLESVRVKRATVWRLRAGLPGTAR, from the coding sequence GTGTCCGAACTCGCCACCGCCTTCGTCCGACTGCACGCCCGGCTCGCGCCGGTCGCCTTCGTCCCCGAGGTACGGCTCCACCAGGCCGACGACGCGGTCGGGCTCTGGGAACTGACCGAGGGCGAGTTCCGCAGCGACCAGCCACCCCCCTTCTGGGCCTTCGCCTGGGCCGGCGGGCAGGCACTCGCCCGGTACGTCACCGACCACCCCGGCCTGGTCGCCGGCCGGCGGGTGCTCGACCTCGCCGCCGGCTCGGGCCTGGTGGCCATCGCCGCGGCCCGCGCCGGCGCCACCGCCGTCCGCGCGGTCGAGGTGGACCCGCTGGCCGTCGCGGCCGTCGCCGTCAACGCCGAGGCCAACGGGGTACACCTGGACACCGAACTCGCCGACATCCTCGACAGCGACGCGGGCGACGCCGAGGTCGTGCTCGCCGGAGACGTCTTCTACAGCGCGGCGATGGCCAGGCGGATGCTCCGCTTCCTGCTGACCGCCGCCCGGGCGGGAGCCACGGTGCTGGTCGGAGACCCCGACCGCGCGTTCCTGCCCCGGGACCGCTTCGACGAGCTGGCCGGCTACGAGGTACCGGTACCCGAGACGCTGGAGAGCGTACGCGTGAAGCGTGCCACGGTGTGGCGGCTGCGGGCCGGGCTACCCGGAACGGCCCGCTAG
- a CDS encoding cytochrome P450: MSAVLFRSWTKTAGTRWPDVTRVADQSGTEHLVVTRHALVRQVLTDQATYRPDNALEAVTPVPVAALRVLAGHRFRLPPTLANNGGASHPAIRALVADALHPTKVAAQRPWLTGLVADRVATIRTTLDSGGPVDLYADLTADLPLLVLARLVELPDAPVNAVKQFARAALELFWAPLDADRQLALADEVGRFHQVLREFADTGGGLAAALRATGHSPDVLVGALFFLLVAGQETTSQFLTLLLHRVSGEPTIRAALRAGSSSVADVVEEGLRLEPPIVTWRRVAAVDSTLGGTTVAAGTSVLLWLARAGRDPAVVAAPDEFRPGQRGSRRHLAFGAGAHRCLGDQLARMEAAVVVEQATPLLDGVTVVRPPWYPDNLTFRMPDAFVVRR; this comes from the coding sequence GTGTCCGCCGTGCTGTTCCGGAGCTGGACGAAGACAGCGGGCACCCGCTGGCCGGACGTGACCCGGGTAGCCGACCAGAGTGGCACCGAACATCTGGTGGTGACCCGGCACGCGCTGGTCCGGCAGGTGCTGACCGACCAGGCGACCTACCGCCCGGACAATGCCCTGGAGGCCGTCACCCCGGTCCCGGTGGCCGCCCTGCGGGTGCTCGCCGGGCACCGTTTCCGCCTCCCCCCGACGCTGGCCAACAACGGTGGTGCGAGCCACCCGGCGATCCGCGCCCTCGTCGCCGACGCCCTGCACCCGACGAAGGTGGCCGCCCAACGGCCCTGGCTGACCGGGCTGGTCGCCGACCGGGTGGCCACGATCCGCACCACCCTCGACTCCGGTGGCCCCGTGGACCTCTACGCCGACCTCACCGCTGACCTACCGCTGCTGGTGCTGGCTCGCCTGGTCGAACTTCCGGACGCCCCGGTCAACGCGGTGAAACAGTTCGCCCGCGCGGCGCTGGAGCTGTTCTGGGCCCCACTGGACGCCGACCGCCAGCTGGCCCTGGCCGACGAGGTCGGCCGGTTCCACCAGGTGCTGCGGGAGTTCGCTGACACCGGAGGCGGGCTGGCCGCTGCCCTGCGGGCCACCGGGCACTCCCCCGATGTGCTGGTCGGCGCCCTGTTCTTTCTGCTGGTGGCCGGTCAGGAGACCACATCGCAGTTTCTCACCCTGCTGCTGCACCGGGTCTCCGGCGAGCCGACGATCCGCGCCGCGTTGCGGGCCGGCAGCAGCTCGGTGGCGGACGTGGTCGAGGAGGGCCTGCGGCTGGAACCGCCGATCGTCACCTGGCGCCGGGTCGCAGCCGTGGACAGCACGCTCGGCGGCACCACCGTGGCGGCGGGCACCAGCGTGCTGTTGTGGCTGGCCCGCGCCGGCCGTGACCCGGCCGTCGTGGCCGCACCTGACGAGTTCCGGCCCGGCCAGCGGGGGTCACGCCGGCACCTGGCCTTCGGGGCGGGCGCCCACCGCTGCCTCGGCGACCAGCTGGCCCGAATGGAGGCGGCGGTGGTGGTCGAGCAGGCCACCCCCCTACTCGACGGGGTGACGGTCGTCCGTCCGCCGTGGTATCCGGACAACCTCACCTTCCGGATGCCCGACGCCTTCGTGGTCCGCCGCTGA
- a CDS encoding 8-amino-7-oxononanoate synthase: MSDWLAALDRRAELRAKAGLTRTLRPRAADDDVVDLAGNDYLGLSAHPAVTAAATAALAGYGLGSTGSRLVRGSTTVHHDLEEDLAGWLGAERALVFSSGYLANVGAIRGLVQPRTLLVSDAHNHASLIDGCRISGAETMVTPHADVDAVRAALAAAPNRPAVVVTESVFSVDGDLAPLAELHAVTRAHGALLLVDDAHGLGVIGPGGAGGVTAAGLAGELDVIVTATLSKALGGAGGVVAGPAEFVRHLVETGRTFVFDTAPPPAVAAGVRAAVGLAWAGDQLRAELGDRVALAVRRLRAAGLTGSVPEGAVVSVTAPGPEAATAWAADCRDRGVAVGCFRPPSTPDSRSRLRLTVNVGVPRADFEWALEVIVECAP, translated from the coding sequence GTGTCGGACTGGCTTGCGGCACTGGACCGCCGGGCCGAGCTGCGCGCCAAGGCGGGGTTGACCCGTACCCTCCGCCCCCGGGCCGCCGACGACGACGTCGTCGACCTGGCCGGCAACGACTACCTCGGCCTGTCGGCCCATCCAGCGGTCACCGCCGCGGCCACCGCGGCGCTCGCCGGGTACGGGCTGGGGTCCACCGGGTCGCGGCTGGTGCGCGGCTCCACCACCGTCCACCACGACCTGGAGGAGGATCTGGCCGGCTGGCTCGGCGCCGAACGCGCTCTGGTCTTCTCCTCCGGCTACCTGGCCAACGTCGGCGCGATCCGCGGGCTGGTGCAGCCGCGGACGCTGCTCGTCTCCGACGCGCACAACCACGCCTCGCTGATCGACGGATGCCGGATCTCCGGTGCGGAGACCATGGTGACCCCGCACGCCGACGTGGACGCGGTGCGGGCCGCGCTCGCCGCCGCCCCGAACCGCCCGGCCGTGGTGGTCACCGAGTCGGTGTTCTCCGTCGACGGGGACCTCGCCCCCCTCGCCGAGCTGCATGCCGTCACCCGGGCACACGGTGCGCTGCTGCTGGTCGACGACGCCCACGGGCTCGGTGTGATCGGGCCCGGCGGCGCCGGGGGAGTGACTGCGGCCGGCTTGGCCGGCGAGTTGGACGTGATCGTCACGGCCACCCTGTCCAAGGCGCTGGGAGGTGCCGGCGGGGTGGTCGCCGGCCCGGCAGAGTTCGTGCGGCACCTGGTCGAGACCGGCCGGACGTTCGTCTTCGACACCGCCCCGCCGCCCGCGGTGGCGGCCGGGGTACGTGCCGCCGTGGGGCTCGCGTGGGCCGGAGATCAGCTGCGGGCGGAACTGGGCGACCGGGTCGCGCTCGCGGTCCGACGGTTGCGGGCCGCGGGGCTGACCGGGTCGGTGCCGGAGGGCGCGGTCGTGTCGGTCACCGCGCCCGGCCCCGAGGCGGCCACCGCCTGGGCCGCCGACTGCCGTGATCGGGGCGTCGCGGTCGGCTGTTTCCGCCCTCCTTCCACCCCGGACAGCCGCTCTCGGCTCCGGCTGACGGTCAACGTCGGGGTGCCCCGGGCGGACTTCGAGTGGGCCCTGGAGGTCATCGTGGAGTGCGCGCCGTGA
- the bioD gene encoding dethiobiotin synthase has protein sequence MLVTGTDTGVGKTVATSAITAAAQAAGLRVAVVKPGQTGTATGDPGDVDEVTRLAAPLTGRTLASFPDPLAPLAAARVAALPPLELYTVVDAVREETDKHDLVLVEGAGGLLVPMGLRPSGEPWTMADLAVALGCPAVVVARAGLGTLNHTALTLEALERRAVPAGVLLGAWPAEPELVHWANLSDLVPYLLGALPAGAGAIDPGVFRRSAPGWLTPALYGVLDDWRTWAEEVS, from the coding sequence GTGCTGGTGACCGGCACCGACACCGGGGTCGGCAAGACCGTGGCGACCTCGGCGATCACCGCGGCGGCGCAGGCCGCCGGGCTGCGGGTCGCGGTGGTCAAGCCGGGCCAGACCGGTACGGCCACCGGCGATCCGGGCGACGTCGACGAGGTCACCCGGCTCGCCGCGCCCCTGACCGGACGGACGTTGGCGAGCTTCCCGGATCCGCTGGCGCCACTGGCGGCGGCCCGAGTCGCCGCGTTGCCGCCGCTGGAGTTGTACACCGTGGTCGACGCCGTCCGCGAGGAGACCGACAAGCACGACCTGGTGCTGGTCGAGGGGGCCGGTGGGCTTCTCGTGCCGATGGGTCTGCGTCCGTCGGGTGAGCCGTGGACGATGGCGGATCTCGCGGTCGCCCTCGGTTGTCCGGCGGTGGTGGTGGCACGGGCTGGCCTGGGCACACTCAATCACACCGCGCTCACCCTGGAGGCGTTGGAACGGCGGGCGGTGCCGGCGGGGGTGTTGCTCGGCGCCTGGCCGGCCGAGCCGGAGTTGGTGCACTGGGCGAACCTGTCCGACCTGGTGCCGTACCTGCTCGGCGCGTTGCCGGCCGGGGCGGGGGCGATCGACCCGGGGGTGTTCCGACGGTCCGCGCCGGGGTGGTTGACCCCGGCGCTGTACGGGGTGCTCGACGACTGGCGGACCTGGGCCGAGGAGGTCAGCTGA